The DNA region AGCCGCCTACGGGCTCTTGGGTCCGCTTCCGCGCGGCAGCAACAACAGCGCAGTTTTTGCTTCCTTTTTTCTGCGCCAGCAAAAAAGGAAGTCGCCGGAAAGGCGAAACAACAACGTAAGGAGGACAACCCGAAGCCCCGGCGCGGAGGCGCGGTCCAACCTTCCGTCAGCAAACCAATTTCCACCACCGCATGGGCGCGAACAAAACCTTCGCGCCCCGCCCAGGCCCACCGCCTGGCGATATCCCTCTTTTTAGGGAGCACGCTTTATTTTTTTTATCGGAATTGCTACGCAGAACCAAACCCCGACCAAGGAGTCGCCCATGCGTTTTATTCGGACCGGAATGCTTTCCCTGTTGATTTGCCTGGCCCTGGCGGGCGCCGCGATGGCCGCCGACACCTCCGATGCGGCCGAATGCGTGCCCGCCTGCCCCGACTACGCGCAGGGAGTGAGCTGGGCTTCGCTGCCGGACAATCCGGACAAGGCCGTGGACGTGTTCTACGTCTATCCGACCATCTATCCCAAGACCTCGCCATTGAACATGGACGTCTTCAACAGCGGACTTCGGGCCGACGTGCAGGGGCTGCTCAAGGCGCAGGCCGGGGTCTACTCGTCCTCGGCCAACCTGTTCGCGCCCTATTACCGCCAGGTGTCCTTCGCGGCCCTCGATCCGAAACAGGACATGACCCTGAACCGCTACTTCCGCATCGGGGCCGACGACGTGCACCGCGCCTTCGACTACTATCTGAATTTTCTCAGCGGCGGCCGCCCGTTCATTCTGGCCGCGCACAGCCAGGGATCAGTGGTCATGCTCGATCTCCTGCGCAGCCGGTTCAAGGACCCGGCCTTGCAAAAGAGGCTCGTGGCCGCCTACGTCATCGGCTATTCCGTGACCCGCGAGGATCTGGAAAAGTACCCGTGGATCAAGCCCGCGCAGGGGGCCGACGATATCGGGGTGGTGGTGTCCTGGAACACCCAGGCGCCGGGGGCCGTCGGGTCGCCCGTGCTGCGGCCGGGAGCCATCTGCATCAACCCGCTCAACTGGAAGACCGACGGAACCATGGCCGACAAGAACCTGAACCTGGGCGCAGTCTTCTTCGACGACTTCAAGGGCAAGGTCCTGCGCGAGGTCCCGCAATACACCGGGGCGCGCGTCAACCTTGAGAACGGAGCCCTGGAGACCGTGCCGCCGGACAAGCTGGTCATCGGGCATTTTCCGCCCGGCGTGCTGCACAAGTTCGACTACGCCTTCTGGTACCGGAATATTGAACACAACGTGCGGACGCGCATCGACGCGTATTTGCAGCGCAACGGTTCCTAGGGCGGACGGGGACGGGGACGCCATTGACAGCCGGGGAGCGCGCTCGTAGGTTCGCCCCATGCCGCAATACGCCAAGTCTCTGACCGACGCCCACCGGGCGTTTTTGACCGATCTGTTCCCTGGCGACGGATGCGTGCTCGACGCCGAGCCGCTCAGCGCCTTTTCCACGGATGCCAGCCGCAACCGGTCCATGCCCTGGGCGGTGGTCCGTCCCGAATGCCGCGAACAGGTGGCGGAACTCCTGCGCTGGGCCGACCTGGAACGCATGCCCATCTACCCTCGGGCGCGGGCCACGGGCCAGGTGGGCAACACCGTGCCGCTTCTGCATGGGGTGACCGTCTCCCTGCTCCGCATGAACCGGATCATCGACATCGACGAGCGGGACTTCGCCGCCGAAGTCGAGCCCGGGGTGATCACCTCGGATTTCCAGGCGGCGTGCGCCGGGAAGCGGCTCTTCTACCCGCCGGACCCGGCCAGCGTGAAAATCTCCACCATGGGCGGGAATATCTCCACCTGCGCGGGCGGCCTGCGGGCCGTCAAATACGGCGTGACCCGCGACTGGGTCCTCGGCGTGGAGGCCGTCCTGCCCGGCGGCCGGATCCTGCGCATGGGCGGCCGGGCCCACAAGGACGTGGTCGGCCTGGACCTCAAGCGCCTCTTCGTGGGCGCGGACGGCAAGCTCGGGCTGATCTCCCGGGCCGTGGTCAAGCTCATTCCCCTGCCCGAGACCTCCAGCTCGGTCCTGGTGGGCTTCGCCGATCTGGCCGGGGCCATGGACGGAGCCATGGCTGTGTTCGGGGCCGGACTGTTGCCCTGCGCCTGTGAATTCATGGACGCGACCACGATCAAGGCCGTGCGTCTGGGCGGGGACATACCCCTGGCCCCGGCGGCGCGGGCCGCGTTGCTTTTCAAGTTCGACGGCACGCGCGAGGGCGTGGCCGCCGAGGTCCGGCGGCTTGAGGATGCGCTGCGTCCCGTGGCCCCGGTCTCCGTCGAGGTAGGCGAGGGCGAGGCCGAGGAGGCCGTCTGGGCCGCGCGCCGCGACATCTCGCCGGGCTCCTATCGACTCCGTCCCGACAAGCTTTCCGAGGACCTGGCCGTGCCGCGCGGCCGTGTGCCCGAATTGGTGGACATCGCCCAGGAAGCGGGGCGGGCTGCCGGGCTGCCCGTGCTTTGCTACGGGCATCTCGGCGACGGCAACATCCATACCAACATCATGCACGACGCGTCCCGGCCCGAGGAGGTCCGTGCCGCGCATCAGGTCAAGGAGCGGTTGTTTCGGGCCGCTGTGGAACTGGGCGGAACCATCTCGGGCGAGCACGGCACCGGCCTGACCAAAGCCTCCTTCGTGCCCGAGCAGCTCGGTCCGGACCAGCTCCAGCTCATGGAGAGCGTGCGCCGCGTCTTCGACCCCCACGAGATCATGAACCCCGGCAAAGGGTGGTAGGGCGGTCATGTCCGACAGCATCCGCGAACACGTTTCCCACTGTATCCTGTGCGGCAAGTGCCTTCAGGCCTGTCCTCTGTTGCGGGCCACGGGCCGCGAGGAGCTGGGCCCGCGCTCCAAGTCAGACCTCTGCCGGGTCCTGGCCGAGGACCCGGACAAGCTCTCCGAGACGGACGCCGCCAAACTGGCCGGACTCTGCCTGGGCTGCGGGCGGTGCCGTGAGGTCTGCTCCCAGGGCCAGGACGTGCCCGGCCTGGTGGCTGCCCTGCGGGGGGCGCACCCCGATTTCAGGTCATGGCTGTGGAAGACCTGGCTGACCCGAGCCCGGCAACTCTGGTCGCCCGGCTCCAAGGCCGCCGCCCTCATTCCCGAGCGGTTCCGCACCGAAAAGCTCGGCCCCATGCTCAAGATGCTCGCGGGCATGACCGGCGGGCCGGGGTTGGACCCCTTCCTGACGCCCGAGGTCTTCCCGGACACGTATCGCGGCGAGAAGCTGCTTCTGTTCGCGGGCTGCACGGCCAACTATGTCCAGGGCCGCTGGCTCATGGCCGCCCTGAAGCTGCTGGACGGCCTGGGCGCGGCGGTCCTGCCCGGGCACTTCGACTGTTGCGGCTCGGGCCTCAAGGGGGCGGGGTTCGGCGACGAGGCAGACAAGATGGCCGAGCACAACGTGGCGGTCTGGCGCGAGGCCGGACGGCCGCGCGTGGCCGTGTTCTGCGCCTCCTGCCTGGCCGGGCTGCGGGCTTACGACCGGTTTGAATCCGAGGCGGAAAAGGCGCGGTGGGTCGACTCCCTCCTGCCTCTGTCGGTCGCTGTACGGGATATTGAATTCATGATATCCGATAATGCGCCGGAGCGGCTCGGCTACCATCACCCGTGCCACGCGGGCAAGGACGACCCGGACCGCGCCTTGATTCGGGCGGTTCTGGGGAGTCGGCTGGCCGCATCCACGGACAGGGAATGTTGCGGCTTCGGCGGGGTCATGCGTCTGGCCGCGCCCGGCTTGACCGAGCCGGTCAACCGGCAGTGCTGGGAGGCGCTTCGCGGCGCGGACATGGTCCTTTCGGGCTGTTCCGCTTGCCTGGCCCAGCTCTCGGCTACCGCCCCGGATTCTGTTGAGGTGGGCCACTGGCTTGAAATCATAAGGTAGATTATATGTCGGACAAGATTTCGCCGTGGGCTGTCGCCCGGGAGGCCGTGGTCCTGAGCTGGCGGCGTAAGTGGACGTTTTTCGGACTGTCGCTGGTCGTCCTCGCGCCGATGCTGGCGGTCATGGGCTTGGCGAGTTCCTGGCGCGGTCCGGGCGTGGCTCTGGCGTTTTGCCTCCACATCCTGGCGTCGCTCTTCTTGATGACCACGGCCAACCATCTGGCCGTGACCATGCAGCGCGGGGCTGGCGCGGCCCTGCCGCATCCCTTCTGGCCGACCATGGGCCGGGTCTTTGTCCGGGGGCTGGTCCTCGTGGCCGTGGTCTTCGGCGTCCTGCTTGTGGCCGGAATTCCGATAGGCGCCCTGGCCTATTCGTCCCTGTCCCATGACTCCGCCGGTCCGGCCGGGCTGAGTCCGGCCCTGTTTGCGCTGTTCGCCATTGCGGGGAGCGTCGTCTATGCCTTTCTCTTCGGTCTGTTCCTGCGGCTCATGGTCATGATTCCCGGCGCGGCCGTGGGCCGCGTGGTCGGGGTGCGCGAAGCCTTGGCCCTGACCCGGGGCCACGCCTGGCGCATGTTCTGGTCCACAATGATCGTGGCGCTGCCGGTCATGATCCTGACCGGGCTCTTCGAGGTCTTCATCGCCACTTCCGCCACGGACGGCGAGATTGGCGCGGGCGTCATCCTGCTGTTTCTTTTCCTGCTGGTCTTCGACCTGTTCGTCTGGATCGTCATGCTGGTTATGAACGCGGTCTGGTACGAGAAGCTGTGCCTGCGGATGCATACCGCCCGGGACGGTTCCGGGCCCGCGTTTGCCTTCGCGCCCGCGCCCGACCCGCGCGCCGGTTCCGGTGTGGGGCCCTATGCGGACCTGCCCGACGACATGACCGGCGGAAAATAGCCCGTGTCGGGCGTCCCCTGGTTCCTGCGCCTGGAGGCGGTGTGGAATAGCGATTGGCGGCAGGTCGCCGGGGCGCTTCGCGATGCCCAGCGTCATGTCGGCGCCCACCCGTTGTCCTTCGGCGGCTTTGTCCTGGCATGGCTCGTACCGCTGCTGCCCTGGACGGCCTGGCTGCCGGTATCCTTTTTTCTGCAATCCGGGGAGTCCCGAACGTCCCTGGCGCTCGTCGTCTGGGCCCATTCCTTCTGTGCCCTGGCGGTCGAGGCGGCGATCTGCCTGTTCCTGTTTCGGCAATATGTCCTCGCGGTCCGGGGCGGCGGGGAGGCGCTTTTCGCAAAAGGCCTGCGGCGATGGGGCCGGAGCCTGCCGTTTTTCTTGGGCGCATATGCCGTCCATTGGGGGGCGGGTATGGCCCTGGCTCTGTCGCTTCCCCTGTTTTCTGCGCCGGAAGCGGGACTCTCGTGGGCTGTGATGACCTTGAAATGGCAATTGGTGGAATTTTTCGCACGCCTGCCCGTGTTCTGGATCGTCTGCCGGTTCGGCGGCGCACCGGGGGCGGTCGCCGCGGGGGACGATCCGGCCATGCGGCGGGCCTGGGGGATGACCGCCGGGCGCACTCGCGTCCTCCTGTACACCTGCCTGCTGTGGTTCCTGGTGCAACGCACCCTGCCCGGCTTCGCCGTTTTCCCCCTATATGAGCTGGCGGGCCGGGCCCTGTCCGTTCCGGTGGATTGGCTGTTCTGGTTCCGGCAGCTGTACGCGGCGGCCGTGTGGGCGTTTTTCACGTTGGTCGGCGCGGCCTGGTACGAACGGTTGCGTCCGTCGGAGCCTGGGGCGGAATCGCCGCGCGCGTAACCGTATTTCCCGTCCTGCCCGGCCCTTTTACGCCCGGCCCGCTTTATGCTATTCCTGTCCGCGCCGGGGCAAAAGAGGGTTTGTCACGCGATTGTCGCGTTGACTTTCCCTTTTCCGACTTTATCATGCGTTACAGCGTCCGCGGCCGCGCATTCCGGCCGCCAAAGATTTCCTGGAGAATCCATACATGCTCAAAATGCTCTTCGGTTCAAAGAACGACCGATACCTCAAGAAACTCAAGCCGATCATCGCGCAGGTCAATGCGCTTGAACCGGAGATGCTGGCCCTGTCCGACATTGATTTCCCGGCCAAAATCGCGGCCTGGAAGGGACAGGTGGCCGCAGGCGAGAAGACCCTGGACGACCTGCTGCCCGAATGTTTCGCTCTGGTCCGCGAGGCGGGCAAGCGCGCCTTCGACCCGCCCATGCGCCACTTCGACGTCCAGCTCATCGGCGGCATCGTCCTGCACCAGGGCAAGATCGCCGAGATGAAGACCGGCGAGGGCAAGACCTTGGTCGCCACCCTGGCCGTGGTCCTCAACGCCTTGTCCGGCAAGGGCGTGCACGTGGTTACGGTCAACGACTACCTGGCCAAGCGCGACGCCGAGTGGATGGGGCAGCTGTACAACTTCCTCGGCCTGACCGTGGGCGTCATCGTCCACGGCCTGAACGACCAGGAGCGCCAGGAGGCCTACCGGGCGGACATCACCTACGGGACCAACAACGAGTTCGGCTTCGACTACCTGCGCGACAACATGAAGTTCTACAAGGAACAACTGGTCCAGCGCCCGCTGAATTTCGCCATCGTCGACGAAGTGGACTCCATCCTTATCGACGAGGCCCGGACCCCGTTGATCATCTCCGGCCCGGGCGAGAAGTCCTCGGGCCTGTACCGCCGCGTGGACGCCATCGTGCCCCAGCTGGTCAAGTCCAGCCCCACGGACCCCGAGGACAAGGACGCCGTGCCCGATGGCGATTTCGTCCTGGACGAGAAGACCAAGTCCATTACCCTGACCGACGCGGGCGTGGAGAAGATCGAGGGGCTGCTCGGCGTGGACAATCTGTTCGACCCGCAGAACATCGCGCTCCAGCACCACGTGCTCCAGGCGGTCAAGGCGCACCACTGCTTCCAGCGCGACGTGGAATACATCGTCAAGGACGACCAGGTGGTTCTGGTGGACGAATTCACCGGCCGCCTCATGCCGGGCCGCCGTCTGTCCGACGGGCTGCACCAGGCCATCGAGGCCAAGGAAAACGTCAAGGTCGAGGCCGAGAACCAGACGCTGGCGTCCATCACCTTCCAGAACTATTTCCGCATGTACGAGAAGCTGGCGGGCATGACCGGCACGGCCGACACCGAGGCCGTGGAGTTCCAGCAGATCTACGGGCTTGAGGTCATCGTCATCCCGACCAACATGCCCATGGTCCGCGCGGACAACCCGGACTCCATCTACAAGACCCAGGAAGAGAAATACAAGGCCATCGCTGCGGATATCGAGGATTGTTACCGGCGCGGCCAGCCCACCCTGGTGGGCACGGTCTCCATCGAGAAGTCCGAGTTGCTCTCCAATCTGCTGACCAAGCGCAAGGTCCCGCACAACGTGCTCAACGCCAAGCAGCACGAGCGCGAGGCCGAGATCGTTCTGGAAGCGGGCCACAAGGGCAAGGTGACCATCGCCACCAACATGGCTGGGCGTGGTACGGACATCAAGCTTGGCGAGGGCGTCCGAGAACTGGGCGGCCTGCATATCATCGGCACCGAGCGACACGAGTCCCGGCGCATCGACAACCAGTTGCGCGGCCGCGCGGGCCGTCAGGGCGACCCGGGTTCCTCCCGCTTCTATCTGGCGCTCGACGACGACCTCATGCGCCTGTTCGGCTCCGACCGTCTCAAGAACATCATGGAGAAGCTCGGGCTGGAGGACGGCATGGCCATCGAGAACAAGATGGTCAGCAACGCCATCGAGAAATCCCAGACCCGCGTGGAAGGGCATCACTACGAGATCCGCAAGCAGCTCCTCGAATACGACGACGTCATGAACCAGCAGCGCGAGGCCATCTACGGCCTGCGGCGCGAACTCATGGAGTCCAAGGAAGTCGAGCCCATCGCCATGGAGTACGCCGACGACCTCCTGGGCGACATCCTTGAACCCGCCCTGGACATGAAGGGCGGCACGGACAAGGAGACCCGGGAATCTGTGCGGGCCCGCCTTGAGGAAGTCTTCAATTTTGAGCGGTTCCCCGACTGGGCCAAGTCCGATCTGCCGGACATGGACCAGGCCCGCAAATGGATGGACGAGATCTTCGCCTACCTGCGCGCCTCCACCGGCGAACACTACCAGGAGATTCTGCGCTATTTCCTGCTCGATTCCCTGGATCGCAACTGGAAGGAACACCTGCTGAACATGGACCATCTGCGCGACGGTATCGGCCTGCGCGGCTATGGTCAGAAGGACCCCAAGCAGGAATACAAGCGCGAGGGTTTCGAGCTCTTTTCCGAGCTGATCTACACCATCAAGGAGAACGCCCTGCGTTCCTTCTCCCACTTGCGCATCCAGGCCGAGGTCAGTGACGAAGAGTTCAAGCACGAGGACACG from Desulfovibrio sp. Huiquan2017 includes:
- a CDS encoding DUF3089 domain-containing protein, with product MRFIRTGMLSLLICLALAGAAMAADTSDAAECVPACPDYAQGVSWASLPDNPDKAVDVFYVYPTIYPKTSPLNMDVFNSGLRADVQGLLKAQAGVYSSSANLFAPYYRQVSFAALDPKQDMTLNRYFRIGADDVHRAFDYYLNFLSGGRPFILAAHSQGSVVMLDLLRSRFKDPALQKRLVAAYVIGYSVTREDLEKYPWIKPAQGADDIGVVVSWNTQAPGAVGSPVLRPGAICINPLNWKTDGTMADKNLNLGAVFFDDFKGKVLREVPQYTGARVNLENGALETVPPDKLVIGHFPPGVLHKFDYAFWYRNIEHNVRTRIDAYLQRNGS
- a CDS encoding (Fe-S)-binding protein, coding for MSDSIREHVSHCILCGKCLQACPLLRATGREELGPRSKSDLCRVLAEDPDKLSETDAAKLAGLCLGCGRCREVCSQGQDVPGLVAALRGAHPDFRSWLWKTWLTRARQLWSPGSKAAALIPERFRTEKLGPMLKMLAGMTGGPGLDPFLTPEVFPDTYRGEKLLLFAGCTANYVQGRWLMAALKLLDGLGAAVLPGHFDCCGSGLKGAGFGDEADKMAEHNVAVWREAGRPRVAVFCASCLAGLRAYDRFESEAEKARWVDSLLPLSVAVRDIEFMISDNAPERLGYHHPCHAGKDDPDRALIRAVLGSRLAASTDRECCGFGGVMRLAAPGLTEPVNRQCWEALRGADMVLSGCSACLAQLSATAPDSVEVGHWLEIIR
- the secA gene encoding preprotein translocase subunit SecA yields the protein MLKMLFGSKNDRYLKKLKPIIAQVNALEPEMLALSDIDFPAKIAAWKGQVAAGEKTLDDLLPECFALVREAGKRAFDPPMRHFDVQLIGGIVLHQGKIAEMKTGEGKTLVATLAVVLNALSGKGVHVVTVNDYLAKRDAEWMGQLYNFLGLTVGVIVHGLNDQERQEAYRADITYGTNNEFGFDYLRDNMKFYKEQLVQRPLNFAIVDEVDSILIDEARTPLIISGPGEKSSGLYRRVDAIVPQLVKSSPTDPEDKDAVPDGDFVLDEKTKSITLTDAGVEKIEGLLGVDNLFDPQNIALQHHVLQAVKAHHCFQRDVEYIVKDDQVVLVDEFTGRLMPGRRLSDGLHQAIEAKENVKVEAENQTLASITFQNYFRMYEKLAGMTGTADTEAVEFQQIYGLEVIVIPTNMPMVRADNPDSIYKTQEEKYKAIAADIEDCYRRGQPTLVGTVSIEKSELLSNLLTKRKVPHNVLNAKQHEREAEIVLEAGHKGKVTIATNMAGRGTDIKLGEGVRELGGLHIIGTERHESRRIDNQLRGRAGRQGDPGSSRFYLALDDDLMRLFGSDRLKNIMEKLGLEDGMAIENKMVSNAIEKSQTRVEGHHYEIRKQLLEYDDVMNQQREAIYGLRRELMESKEVEPIAMEYADDLLGDILEPALDMKGGTDKETRESVRARLEEVFNFERFPDWAKSDLPDMDQARKWMDEIFAYLRASTGEHYQEILRYFLLDSLDRNWKEHLLNMDHLRDGIGLRGYGQKDPKQEYKREGFELFSELIYTIKENALRSFSHLRIQAEVSDEEFKHEDTDDLQYTDSESAQEKKPATVRKDAKISRNAPCPCGSGKKYKKCCGA
- a CDS encoding FAD-linked oxidase C-terminal domain-containing protein, with the translated sequence MPQYAKSLTDAHRAFLTDLFPGDGCVLDAEPLSAFSTDASRNRSMPWAVVRPECREQVAELLRWADLERMPIYPRARATGQVGNTVPLLHGVTVSLLRMNRIIDIDERDFAAEVEPGVITSDFQAACAGKRLFYPPDPASVKISTMGGNISTCAGGLRAVKYGVTRDWVLGVEAVLPGGRILRMGGRAHKDVVGLDLKRLFVGADGKLGLISRAVVKLIPLPETSSSVLVGFADLAGAMDGAMAVFGAGLLPCACEFMDATTIKAVRLGGDIPLAPAARAALLFKFDGTREGVAAEVRRLEDALRPVAPVSVEVGEGEAEEAVWAARRDISPGSYRLRPDKLSEDLAVPRGRVPELVDIAQEAGRAAGLPVLCYGHLGDGNIHTNIMHDASRPEEVRAAHQVKERLFRAAVELGGTISGEHGTGLTKASFVPEQLGPDQLQLMESVRRVFDPHEIMNPGKGW